The Mustelus asterias chromosome 18, sMusAst1.hap1.1, whole genome shotgun sequence genome has a window encoding:
- the klhdc2 gene encoding kelch domain-containing protein 2, translating into MANENEDLNEDLHAVDEEEEEEEENGIDYHQDRMPHPTFHDSVPEERSGHVAVAHGCYMYILGGYKNAAIQGYHDFYLPREELWIYNMETGRWKKKYTEGDVPQSMSGSCATCVDGVLYLFGGHHVRGNTNEFYILNLRAKDKILHWERIKDFKGVPPTPKDKLGCWVYKNKLIFFGGYGYQPREQHQGSFEFDESSFWNASHPRGWNNHVHFIDLETFTWNQPITKGKPPSPRAAHACATIGNRGYVFGGRYQDARTNDLYYLDLDTWEWNEVVQSPDQIPVGRSWHSLTTISNDHLFLFGGFTTDKQPLSDAWIYSVSKNEWLKVEHSYADRPRLWHSACTNDEAEVIVFGGCANNLLAHQQAAHSNDILIFSVQPKSLVRLCLEAVIHYKEMLANIWDCLPKHLLLSINQRAGSSNTSGS; encoded by the exons ATGGCAAATGAAAACGAAGATTTGAACGAGGACCTACATGCCgtagatgaggaggaggaggaggaagaggaaaatGGTATTGATTATCACCAGGATAGGATGCCACATCCAACTTTTCATGATTCTGTACCTGAAGAACGTAGTGGCCATGTAGCTGTAGCACATGGATGTTACATGTATATCTTGGGTGGCTATAAG AATGCTGCAATTCAAGGCTACCACGATTTCTACTTGCCAAGGGAAGAACTTTGGATCTATAACATGGAAACTGGGCGATG GAAGAAGAAATACACAGAAGGTGATGTTCCTCAGTCCATGTCAGGGAGTTGTGCTACTTGCGTGGATGGTGTACTGTATTTGTTTGGAGGACATCATGTAAGAGGGAACACAAATGAG TTCTACATTCTAAACCTGAGAGCCAAAGACAAAATACTTCATTGGGAGAGAATAAAAGATTTCAAGGGGGTACCACCAACACCCAAAGACAAACTTGGATGCTGGGTGTACAAAAACAA GTTGATTTTCTTCGGTGGCTATGGTTACCAACCTCGAGAACAGCATCAGGGATCATTTGAATTTGATGAATCTTCATTTTGG AATGCAAGCCATCCGAGAGGCTGGAACAATCATGTCCACTTCATCGACCTTGAGACTTTTACGTGGAACCAGCCCATTACAAAG GGAAAACCTCCTTCACCTAGAGCAGCTCATGCTTGTGCTACAATTGGAAACCGAGGCTATGTGTTTGGAGGAAGGTATCAG GATGCCAGGACCAACGACCTCTATTACCTTGATTTGGATACTTGGGAATGGAATGAAGT GGTACAATCTCCTGATCAGATCCCCGTTGGCCGTTCTTGGCACTCACTCACTACAATCTCAAATGACCATCTCTTCCTTTTTGGAGGTTTCACGACTGACAAACAACCGTTAA GTGATGCTTGGATATACAGTGTGAGCAAGAATGAGTGGTTAAAAGTAGAGCACAGTTATGCAGACAGACCAAG GCTTTGGCATTCTGCCTGTACAAACGATGAGGCGGAAGTGATTGTTTTTGGTGGATGTGCCAATAATCTGTTGGCTCATCAACAAGCG GCACATAGTAATGACATCCTTATTTTCTCTGTACAACCGAAGTCCCTTGTCAG